GGCCAATCACCCGCAGGCGCTGCCCCGCTTCAGGGTGGAGAGCTCCTCCTACGGCGCGTTCGCCGACTCAGGCCCCGGGGGCTGGCCGAAGGACCCGCGTGGCCCCCGCGATCAGCGCGGTGGCCAGAACCCAGCCTGACACCACCAGTGTCCAGGCCACCCACGCCGTCCACCCGGCCGGCTCGTAGGCGCCGCGCACCTCGAACACGCTGACCGGCACCAGAAGGTCGAGGCAGTAGACGAAGGCGTTGAACGTGCGCACCTCGTCGGGGTCCACCTGGATCGGCGGAACTCTGTTGAAGATCACCGTGCCCGCGGCCAGCAGCAGCGCCGCCCACACTCCCGCCAGCCAGGAGCGGTAGCCGTAGCCGACCATGAGGTCGAGCAGCCGCCCCCAGAACCTGCCCGGCGCGCGCAGCGTGCCGCGCCGCTCGCGCTGCTTGGCCAGCAGCACCCGCCGCGCGTCGGGCTCGTGCCCGATGCGCCGGTACCACGAGGCCAGTTGCTCGTACGGCTGCGGCCGGTATCCACCGGGATCGCGGCGCAGCCAGTCGAGCCGCTCGGCGACGCTCCAGTGGCCGCGCAGCGTCTCGTAGCTCAGCCCGGTGAGCTGCACCCGTTCCGGATAGGCGTCGGGCGCGTCGAGCAGCACCCCGATGCGGGAGTAGCCCAGGTTGACCTCGCCCACGACCTCGTCGGGGCGCATGATCACCTCGTCGGCCTGCATGTGGCTGAGGTGCAGCGCCCGCCCCTCGGCCCGCACCGAGGCGTGGTGCAGCGAGAGCACCCCGTCGATCCGCGCGCCGCGCATCCTGACCGTGCCCTCCGCCGTGAAGCCACGGCTGAGCTCGACCGTGCCCGCCGTCACGAAGTCGGCGTTGATCGCGCCCACGTGGGCGCCCTCCAGATAGAGGCCGCCGGGGAAGTCGCCGCCGATCAGCCGCAGCCCGCCGTGGGCGCGCAGCCCGCGCAGGAACGTGCCGCCGCCCACCGACAGCCCTCCGGCCCACAGCGCCCACTCATGCATGGTGGTGCCGGCGCCGCCCTCGGGCTCGCGCACGTCGCCGAAGGCCGACTCCGACGTCGTACGGCGCGGCGGCGGCGCGGTCAGCACCGTCCTGGACAGCCGGCACTGCCCCTCGACGCGCGCGTTGTCGAGGCGCACCCCCGCGTGCACCGTGGAGCCGTCGAGCTCGAACAGGCCGCCCACCGTCATCCGCGAGCCCTTGAACCTGGCCAGCTCGCACCCGCGCAGCCGGACGCCCCTGGTCGTGGCGTCGGTCAGGTCGACCGTCCCGGCCAGGTGGCAGTTGAGCAGGTACAGGGTGGCGTCGATCGCCGCGTCGGACAGATCGAGGGTGCCGACCACGCGGGCGCCGGCCAGGCGCACGCCCGGCACCTGCCCGGGGACGCGGTCGACCGCGCCGAGGAGCAGGGCGGCGATCACCTCGGCGCGCACCTCCCGCTCGCGCCCCCATCGCCCGGCCTGCGCGGGATCGTCGCGCTCCTTGTCGCCCTCCCGCAGGTCGACCCAAGCCCCGGTCGGGAAGGCCCGCCAGAGGCGGCGTTCGGCGGGAGATAATCTGCGCACGGGTGAACTTTAATATGTGGCGCTTTCCTGAATTGCGCTATTACCTTGGGGGTGTTCGCGAGAGAGAAAGGTCCATTTCTTTCTCAGGTCTGACCGGCGGGAATGGCGCCCCCCGGATGGATGCGAACTCCTTTGCGCCCCGGGCCTGGACCCACGCCAGCCGAGCCCGGGGTCAGACGTCGGGTGGAACGGCGGGCCGGACCTTGAGGTCGGCGAGGAGTCCGGCCAGCCGCCGGGCGCGCAGCGGGTCGACGGGCAGGACATGACTCGTCCACCAGCGGGCGACCTCGGGGTTCGGCCCCTGCGCGACCAGGTCGAGATAGTCGCTCAGCGGCGGGTCGTAGACGAATCCCGGCACGATGCCGCGCCGTTCCAGCTGGGCGACGACGGCGTCCCTGTCCTCCACCACGAGCGGCACCCGAAGCAGCGGCTGGGGTTCGGCGTGCCGTACCCCTTCGGCCGCCCACGGGGTGTCGCGCAGCAGCCTGACCCCCGCCAGCCGAGGCTCCCGCTCGCGGTCGATGACCCTGAAGCGCGAGCGCTGGTAGCGGCGCAGGAGCGGGCCCTGCCGCATCCGCCAGTCCGCCAGGTCGATGGACAGCCAGTAGTCGAGCGCCGTGAGCACCTGCTCCGGCTCGCCGCGACCGGATAGCGCCGCCTGGAGCTCGGGCTCGCGGGCGGGCAGGCGATGGCCGGTCCACCGCATGAGCCCGAGCCGCCGCAGCGCGTTCCACACCGGCCTGACCAGCCCGGTCCGGTAGATCGTCTCCCTGATGACGGGCCGCAGGATCGCGGGCAGCTGGCGGCCGGGAACCAGCAGCTCGTCGCGCGCGGCCGCCAGCGCCCGCAGCT
This window of the Nonomuraea africana genome carries:
- a CDS encoding DegT/DnrJ/EryC1/StrS family aminotransferase — its product is MMRDRIGQDCVHVPSARLGLFLALRHWFRPGDRVLIAPTNCESVLFVALAAGLTPVMAPVSWRDGNLDVEAVDWSGVAGVLTTHLYGQPDRIAALTAACSRHGVTIIDDAAHAMLTTVEGRPAGTFGAAGVFSLAKHGRAMSGGYLTCADPAELRALAAARDELLVPGRQLPAILRPVIRETIYRTGLVRPVWNALRRLGLMRWTGHRLPAREPELQAALSGRGEPEQVLTALDYWLSIDLADWRMRQGPLLRRYQRSRFRVIDREREPRLAGVRLLRDTPWAAEGVRHAEPQPLLRVPLVVEDRDAVVAQLERRGIVPGFVYDPPLSDYLDLVAQGPNPEVARWWTSHVLPVDPLRARRLAGLLADLKVRPAVPPDV
- a CDS encoding pentapeptide repeat-containing protein, giving the protein MRRLSPAERRLWRAFPTGAWVDLREGDKERDDPAQAGRWGREREVRAEVIAALLLGAVDRVPGQVPGVRLAGARVVGTLDLSDAAIDATLYLLNCHLAGTVDLTDATTRGVRLRGCELARFKGSRMTVGGLFELDGSTVHAGVRLDNARVEGQCRLSRTVLTAPPPRRTTSESAFGDVREPEGGAGTTMHEWALWAGGLSVGGGTFLRGLRAHGGLRLIGGDFPGGLYLEGAHVGAINADFVTAGTVELSRGFTAEGTVRMRGARIDGVLSLHHASVRAEGRALHLSHMQADEVIMRPDEVVGEVNLGYSRIGVLLDAPDAYPERVQLTGLSYETLRGHWSVAERLDWLRRDPGGYRPQPYEQLASWYRRIGHEPDARRVLLAKQRERRGTLRAPGRFWGRLLDLMVGYGYRSWLAGVWAALLLAAGTVIFNRVPPIQVDPDEVRTFNAFVYCLDLLVPVSVFEVRGAYEPAGWTAWVAWTLVVSGWVLATALIAGATRVLRPAPGA